From Candidatus Acidulodesulfobacterium acidiphilum, the proteins below share one genomic window:
- the lexA gene encoding repressor LexA has translation MDIKLKGRLDSIKGFYIKSGRMPTYSEMTDLFGVKSKNAVFKIVGKLIEKGFLKKDSKGYLLPVSGIYADTAAMLMTNASAIFAAAGAGGGLIKLLGSVEAGFPSPAEEELLDSVSIDKLLIKNPNSSFMLEVSGDSMINAGIMPKDFVVVDKSLTPKEGDIVIARVDGDWTIKYLRKDNGKYILEAANPKYGIITPKQELTVAGVVVGTIRKYK, from the coding sequence ATGGATATAAAACTTAAGGGCAGACTTGATTCTATAAAAGGTTTTTATATAAAAAGCGGAAGGATGCCGACTTATTCCGAAATGACGGATTTATTCGGGGTGAAATCAAAAAATGCGGTTTTTAAAATAGTCGGCAAGCTTATAGAAAAAGGTTTTTTAAAAAAAGATTCAAAGGGGTATTTACTGCCGGTTTCCGGTATTTATGCGGATACGGCGGCTATGCTGATGACTAATGCATCCGCTATTTTTGCGGCGGCAGGCGCAGGCGGCGGTCTTATTAAGCTTCTTGGAAGCGTTGAAGCCGGTTTTCCCAGTCCTGCGGAAGAAGAGCTTTTAGACAGCGTTTCTATCGATAAGCTTTTGATAAAAAATCCAAATTCTTCTTTTATGCTTGAAGTTTCAGGAGATTCTATGATTAACGCCGGCATAATGCCTAAAGATTTTGTAGTAGTAGATAAATCGCTGACGCCAAAAGAAGGGGACATAGTAATAGCGCGCGTAGACGGCGACTGGACGATAAAATATCTCAGAAAAGATAACGGCAAATATATACTTGAAGCTGCAAACCCTAAATATGGGATTATAACGCCTAAACAGGAATTAACGGTTGCTGGAGTCGTAGTAGGCACTATAAGAAAATATAAATAG
- a CDS encoding DUF445 domain-containing protein translates to MDLKAKNKIIANLFLLFAFLIFLASYLIHVDNIWIFILQRASAAALIGGIADWFAVTALFKYPLGLHIPHTNTIKNNKEKIINSISNTVNDIWLGKNYLAKEINDINFSYILLNIIKKDKNKNKLMLSLRKLILKSVNYAKTDKFKNFLHKNIDKALDKTLSDDNISKNIISKFAVFLESEDSNYIYDNLINYINDYIKTYNADVLSKKITDAYSDEIIKSIKFAGNKIIDENFAYIISDLSGFAIRNIEENRPYLKQQIADIIEKYKSSSALKNVLMFVAEKTNIIDIDRLSNEIITKIIDFIKDIKNNENNEVRLNIKDYILSALNDIDKTSRIQILNAVENIIDENTDKIKDYIINYLNNDELKKTVKNKLSNFINSEGLNIIVRFKDRLKSIMRDAIINFIGSILKNNKEYIVNKKLFKEKFNYLFIFIENEISKNADKIDVFLKNNIIYVMKINHSAIGKLIRKNLENLDEDKLVGQIEDKIGNDLQYIRINGAITGSFIGIIIAVLSLILKKI, encoded by the coding sequence ATGGATTTAAAAGCCAAAAATAAAATTATCGCAAATCTCTTTCTTTTATTTGCTTTTTTAATTTTTTTAGCATCTTACCTTATACACGTCGATAATATCTGGATATTTATACTGCAAAGGGCTTCGGCGGCGGCGCTTATAGGCGGTATCGCCGACTGGTTTGCCGTAACGGCTTTATTTAAATATCCGCTCGGACTTCATATTCCGCACACAAATACCATTAAAAACAATAAAGAAAAAATTATTAATTCGATAAGCAATACCGTCAACGATATATGGCTCGGCAAAAATTATCTTGCAAAAGAAATAAACGACATAAATTTTTCCTATATCCTGCTAAACATTATAAAAAAAGATAAAAACAAAAATAAATTAATGCTGTCTTTAAGAAAATTAATTTTAAAATCAGTTAATTATGCCAAAACGGATAAATTTAAAAATTTTTTACATAAAAATATCGATAAAGCATTGGACAAAACATTGTCCGACGACAATATATCCAAAAATATAATAAGCAAATTTGCCGTATTTTTGGAGTCCGAAGATTCGAATTATATTTACGATAATTTAATTAATTATATAAACGATTATATTAAAACGTATAATGCGGACGTCCTGTCAAAAAAAATCACGGACGCGTATTCGGATGAAATTATAAAATCTATAAAATTTGCGGGAAATAAAATAATAGATGAAAATTTCGCCTACATTATATCCGATTTAAGCGGCTTCGCAATACGGAACATAGAAGAAAACAGGCCGTATTTAAAACAACAGATAGCCGATATAATCGAAAAATATAAAAGCAGTTCCGCCTTAAAGAACGTACTGATGTTCGTAGCGGAAAAAACGAATATTATCGACATAGACCGTCTTTCTAACGAAATTATAACAAAAATTATAGATTTTATTAAAGATATAAAAAACAACGAAAATAACGAGGTCAGATTAAATATAAAAGATTATATTTTAAGCGCATTAAACGATATAGACAAAACTTCAAGGATTCAAATTTTAAATGCAGTAGAAAATATTATCGACGAAAATACCGATAAAATAAAAGATTACATAATAAACTATTTAAATAACGACGAACTGAAAAAAACGGTTAAAAACAAACTTTCAAATTTTATTAATTCGGAGGGCTTAAATATTATAGTTCGTTTTAAAGACCGGTTAAAAAGCATTATGCGCGACGCAATAATAAATTTTATCGGTTCAATACTTAAAAACAACAAAGAATATATCGTTAATAAAAAATTGTTTAAAGAAAAATTTAATTATCTTTTTATTTTCATAGAAAACGAAATATCTAAAAACGCCGATAAAATTGATGTTTTTTTAAAAAACAACATTATATACGTTATGAAAATCAATCATTCGGCTATAGGAAAACTTATAAGAAAAAATTTAGAAAATCTCGACGAAGATAAATTAGTCGGCCAAATCGAAGATAAAATCGGCAACGACTTGCAATATATAAGAATAAACGGCGCTATAACCGGTTCTTTTATCGGAATCATTATAGCCGTATTGAGTCTTATTTTAAAAAAAATATAA
- a CDS encoding DNA-binding protein, with product MKEKLYTVKEVAEFFKVSPVTIYDWVYRKKLKSTKICGSIRFQENDILVLLKS from the coding sequence ATGAAAGAAAAACTTTATACGGTCAAGGAGGTTGCAGAATTTTTTAAAGTATCGCCGGTAACAATTTATGATTGGGTTTACCGTAAAAAATTAAAATCTACAAAAATATGCGGTTCGATAAGGTTTCAGGAAAACGATATTTTGGTATTGTTAAAATCTTAA
- a CDS encoding DUF87 domain-containing protein, whose product MKSRIEIKTVDGIMSLPPNTETKHTLAVGATGAGKTQLIEQYVDNLIQRGDKGVILDLKGEFTAKFYRPGVDFILNPLDQRSVKWTISNDINFNLLKADAEVISNSLINDLSAQSENEKFFLQSAKNVLRALIYFTYASGFKLNSDLNKKIFSGYEDIKSMLEAVKATDSLSALGDKPSPQSDGVLATAHVWSRAIDLLSNMDGDFSIENWIKNGEGLIFLNASQKYQNIVSPVARFFIDFLLNILLGLGQDLERRIFIILDEFQNLSAIPSLLTILTLGRSAGASVIAGTQDFGLIDQKYSQNAKTTLLNAMNTLFLLRIIEPNTAEYLSKAMGESEVEDYTTSSSLSMDENWDRINIQSNRRNERLVMPIDLSSLGDLEFYFKNKKYMAKSKLKLTIRKNKQPAFLPISQEISVNKEQETIPADSSEQKTEQKTQENEKTLF is encoded by the coding sequence ATGAAATCTAGAATAGAAATCAAAACGGTTGACGGTATTATGAGCCTGCCGCCAAACACAGAAACTAAACATACTTTAGCGGTCGGAGCGACAGGCGCAGGAAAAACGCAATTAATCGAACAATACGTCGATAATTTAATTCAAAGAGGCGATAAAGGCGTTATACTTGACCTAAAGGGAGAATTTACCGCTAAATTTTATCGGCCTGGCGTTGATTTTATATTAAATCCTTTAGACCAGCGAAGCGTTAAATGGACAATTTCAAATGACATTAATTTTAACTTATTAAAGGCAGACGCTGAAGTTATAAGCAATTCTTTAATAAACGATTTGTCGGCTCAATCCGAAAATGAGAAATTCTTTTTACAATCGGCAAAAAATGTTTTAAGAGCGCTTATTTATTTTACTTATGCGTCTGGTTTTAAATTAAATAGCGATTTAAACAAAAAGATTTTTAGCGGATATGAAGATATTAAGTCGATGTTAGAAGCTGTTAAAGCTACAGATTCTTTGTCTGCTTTAGGCGATAAACCGAGTCCTCAATCTGACGGCGTTTTAGCGACAGCTCACGTTTGGAGCAGAGCAATAGATTTATTAAGTAATATGGACGGTGATTTTTCGATAGAAAATTGGATAAAAAACGGCGAAGGTCTTATTTTTTTAAACGCCTCACAAAAATATCAAAACATCGTAAGTCCGGTTGCCAGGTTTTTTATTGACTTTTTATTAAATATACTGTTAGGATTAGGACAAGATTTAGAAAGAAGAATTTTTATAATACTCGACGAATTTCAAAATTTATCAGCTATTCCGTCTTTGTTAACCATTTTGACTTTGGGTAGGTCTGCCGGAGCAAGCGTAATTGCCGGAACGCAAGATTTCGGTTTAATAGACCAAAAATATTCACAAAACGCTAAAACGACTTTACTTAACGCGATGAATACTTTATTTTTATTAAGAATTATCGAACCTAACACTGCGGAATATTTGTCAAAAGCTATGGGCGAAAGTGAGGTTGAGGATTATACGACCTCGTCAAGTTTATCAATGGATGAAAATTGGGACAGAATAAACATTCAATCGAATCGGAGAAATGAAAGACTTGTTATGCCTATTGATTTGTCAAGTTTAGGAGATTTAGAGTTTTATTTTAAAAATAAAAAATATATGGCGAAATCAAAACTTAAATTAACTATAAGGAAAAACAAACAACCTGCGTTTTTACCTATTTCTCAAGAAATAAGCGTAAATAAAGAGCAAGAAACAATACCGGCCGACTCATCTGAACAAAAAACAGAACAAAAAACACAAGAAAATGAAAAAACTTTATTTTAA
- a CDS encoding lytic transglycosylase domain-containing protein yields MTKYIIITITAILLFNGLFFKSNNKQKPIKTIFTLKIISLNQYKNVLLKACKNNVNNYIKYYSKIYKVSPALVKGIIKEESNNGRYLKSPAGACGIMQIEPATALFITHKNFSCEELINNKKLNIRIGIEYLSFLLKNFSQIAYAIAGYNAGYNAALYFLKTKHLPTSTNPTDNVHHYVLKVLKFSERYKTAIL; encoded by the coding sequence ATGACAAAATACATAATCATTACAATAACGGCAATATTATTATTTAACGGTTTATTTTTTAAAAGCAATAATAAACAAAAGCCTATAAAAACTATATTTACATTAAAAATTATTTCTTTAAATCAATATAAAAATGTTTTATTAAAGGCTTGTAAAAATAACGTTAATAACTATATTAAATATTACTCTAAAATTTATAAAGTAAGCCCTGCCTTAGTGAAAGGAATCATAAAGGAAGAGAGCAATAACGGCAGATATTTAAAATCTCCGGCAGGGGCTTGCGGTATAATGCAAATAGAACCGGCAACGGCTTTATTTATTACGCATAAAAACTTTTCATGTGAAGAATTGATTAACAATAAAAAATTAAATATTAGAATAGGTATTGAATATTTAAGCTTTCTTTTAAAAAATTTTTCTCAAATTGCTTATGCTATAGCCGGTTATAACGCCGGTTATAACGCCGCCCTTTATTTTTTGAAAACAAAACATCTGCCGACATCCACAAATCCTACGGATAATGTCCACCATTACGTTTTAAAAGTTTTAAAGTTTAGTGAAAGATATAAAACAGCAATCCTTTGA